Proteins co-encoded in one Synechocystis sp. PCC 7338 genomic window:
- a CDS encoding helix-turn-helix domain-containing protein: MPETVIQQNITVEDGGQLVTVLKHSKYLTKMPHFRIFNEGLTNVILDEDLTQQDFKVLLYVLNNMEYENLFQQSQGAIAEALGMQQPNISKAMKKLIAKDFIRIIGNIGRQNVYRISPYLALKSRAKNLAPMLTEWDGIETA, from the coding sequence ATGCCAGAAACTGTTATCCAGCAGAACATCACCGTGGAAGACGGTGGTCAATTAGTGACGGTTCTTAAGCACTCGAAGTACCTAACGAAAATGCCCCATTTCAGAATTTTTAATGAAGGATTGACTAATGTCATTCTTGATGAAGACCTTACACAGCAAGACTTTAAGGTACTTCTCTATGTGCTTAACAACATGGAATATGAGAATTTATTCCAGCAAAGCCAGGGGGCGATCGCCGAGGCCCTGGGAATGCAACAGCCGAATATTTCAAAGGCAATGAAGAAGTTAATCGCTAAGGATTTTATTCGGATTATCGGCAATATCGGTCGTCAGAACGTTTACCGAATCAGCCCGTATCTAGCACTTAAGAGCCGAGCTAAGAACCTGGCCCCCATGCTGACAGAGTGGGACGGAATAGAAACAGCCTAG